tgggcccagacccctgtgcgcttaggtttagaccggcgtgctggcctctctgttgagcctaggtggggctgcgacgtgttgatcttccgaggccgggcatgacccaggaaagtgtgtccggccaaatgggatcgagcgtgttgggttatgtggtgcacccctgcagggaagtttaatctattcgaatagccgtgatcttcggtaacaggacgacttggagttgtaccttgaccttatgacaactagaaccggatacttaataaaacacacccttccaagtgccagatacaaccggtggtcgctctacctcagggatatgaggaggggatcgccgggtaggattatgctatgagatgttacttggagatgctacttggaggacttcaatctgctctcttatacttgatgcaagacgaaggtgaccagaagcgtagtcttcgacaggattagttatccccctcttattctggcattctgcagttcagtccactgatatggcctccttacacatatacccatgcatatgtagtgtagttccttgcttgcgagtactttggatgagtactcacggttgcttttctccctcttttcccctttcccttctaccgggttgtcgcaaccagatgctggagtccaggagccagacgtcaccgtcgacgacgacccctactacaccggaggtgcctactactacgtgctgcccgctgatgacgaccaggagtgacctaggaggatcccaggcaggaggcctgcgcctctttcgatctgtatcccagtttgtgctagccatcttatggcaacttgtttaacttatgtctgtactcagatattgttgcttccgctgactcgtctatgatcgagcacttgtattcgagccctcgaggcccctggcttgtattatgatgcttgtatgacttattttatttgtagagttgtgttgtgatatcttcccgtgagtccctgatcttgatcgtacacatttgcgtgcatgattagtgtacgattgaatcgggggcgtcacaagtcgAAGGGCGACAGAGGACAGGACCGAGACCAACATATGAGGCGGATGGTGAACCGAGGAAGGACGAGTGGAGCAGGCCGCCGGTGAGGAGGGTGGAGACGAGGTGGGGCGGCGTCGGAGGTGGACAGAGGGCCGGGGCACCAGAGTGGATGTTCTTCCCGGCAGGGACTGGCGGTGGCGGGGACGTGGAGGGCGAGCGGGGTGGAGGCGCAGGACGGGATGTCGATGTAGAGGGGAGGGGACGCCGGCGCCGGATCTGCGGCCGCTCGGCTTCGGTCGCACAGGAGGACGGGGTCGAGGAGGGTCCGTGGGCGCGAGGCTCATGGATCTGAGCAGGGGAGGCCCCAGATCCGACCCCAGCGCCCGCCACGGGAAGACCACGGCGACATGCAGGCCACGGCGCAGCCAGCACCACCACGCGCCACGGACGACGCCCGAGCCGTCACCTCCGCGCCAGAggggaagccgccgccgcccgcccgcctccGAGCGGCGAGATCCCGCACGGCCCGTCGCCCTCCTCTGGCAACGAAACGGCTGCGAGGAGCAGCAGAagtgccccgccgccaccttccctggAGTGCGCGTGGCCTTCGCCGGCGCCCCCTCGAGTGGCGGCGAGACGTGAGGGAGGTGGGATGGGGGAGCGCGGCGGCGCGACGAGGGGTCCCCCGTGTCGCCAGAGGAGGGGCGACGCGGGGGTCAAAAAACTCCCTCCACTAGTCCACCACTGTTGTATATGGCCCCCCAAGAGGAACCTGACAAGCTGCGTTTCGTGGAAGAAATTCGTAACATTCGCTCAGCTTCTCCAGGGCCGTGTGGGCATTAATGGGTGATTTCAACCTTATCTTGGAAGCAAAAGACAAAAGCAACAGAAACCTGAACAGGCGCATGATAGGCAAATTTAGACACGTGGTTAATGATCTACAGCTGAATGATACCCTTCTGAATGGGAGAGCATATACGTGGTCTAATGACAGGTTAAACACAACTCTCTGCAAGCTGGACAGAGTACTGGGGTCGGTCGAATGGCATACTACATACCCCAGTTGTTTTCTTCAAGGACTGTTCACAGACATTTCGGACCACTGTCCTTTGCTTTTATCCACGGTCTTTTGCTGCTGGTACTTTATGAACTTTGTAAgtttggttttcagtaatgaaaatcggaagagggaaacccttctttgatcaaaaaaaataaGGAGGGATTTTTGGAAACGGTCTCACAAGCGTGGAATGATGGGACGGATCAGGAGCCAAATGCGATTCTCCAGTTTGTACTGATGTACCATCATTGGTCATTATCCAATTATCTTCATTTATGATTTAGTTATAACAAAATTCATTTGGCCACCTGCCTGGCTGCCTCCcaccctagagagagagagagagatgatacATATCCTTAGCTTCTTAGATGCCATATATACTTCCTCTTCTCGTGCCACAAGCTAAGCATTGTGCTCACATACAACTCCCGTCGtccaaacaacatgttacatcTCCCCTTTATGTTTTTGGCCTATCAATTACTCTATCATGAGCATGGGAGGCATCAAGAAGTTCCCTATGATCTATCTCGTCCTCGTTCATTTCGCCCACCGTTCCACGGCCGGATTATCACGGCTTACGTGAGGTGGTATAGGATGACACTGTACACACCCACCCGCCGTCTATATCTGAGCTGCCATTAATCATCGGCTCATCTGTGACCTATGTCTGGTCCATGGCGAACTCATCTACTTCCCTTACCCCTACCATAGAGATTCCTACCCCGCTTGCCTACGTGGACGATCGGTAGGAGGAGCTCCCTGGAGGCGGATATGGCTTCGATTTCTGTAGCTGCTGAGGTCTCTGCTGCCCGTTACTCggatggtactccctccattcctttatgtaaggtgtattatttttggcacGGTGACCAAGGCGCATAAATATAGGGGTGTTAGGACAAAATTACCCTTACCAAATTTGTTGATTAGTGGAAAGTAAATCAATGAGTGCAGGAAAGTAAAAGATACATGCAATCGAGAGAGAGATTCTTTCCTTCTTTTGCTATAAGGAAAGATACATGCAATCAAGAGAGATATATTTTCCTTTTTTTGAGGACTAAAAAGGGAATTAGGAGGgtttagaagaaatgcaccttacattgcgGAATTTTATCAAAAGAAAATACAcattatataaaggaacggagggagtataatacacTACGAATCATGGGACAAAGCTGCTCTGTAAAAATGCAGAAAAAAAAACCGCCTTTATGCCTTGTAACTATATTTAAAATATTCAGATAAATAGTTGACAGCAACGAACGCCAAAGCCTCCGTAGCATAGTGGTAGTGCGTTCCCTTCGTAAGGGAAAGGTCGTGAGTTCGATCCTCACCGGGGGCTCCAAACCTCATATTTGTTCTGGTGTCTGGCAGTGCTTCTTCTCACCACCGGTATATTTTTTTGCTTCATCCGCATCCAAGGAAACATCCTAGTAGCTTCCATTTtgttcatgccacaacacttcacCCATCATCGATCATCCAACTTCGATGACCTTTTGCGCTTTGGGCCTCGCTTCGATAGCATGGCATTGCGCCGACCTTTTCTTCCCTGTTGCATCAACAATTTAACATGGATATGGATGCAGTTCTGCTGTTGCATGCCACAGCTAGCCTGTCAGTTCATCTTGTTGGCCAATCTAAAAGCATTGAACTGCATTTTGTTTGGAAGAAGGGGACGAGTCGCCTTTTTGTGTGACTCACAGGGAATGGCCCTTCCCAAGATGAAACAAACCAGAAAGTATTTTCCTTCTTGACAGATCAAAGCGAGAAAGACAGAGGCGCGCACACATCGACATGATTAAAACATGAGGCAAGCCTCTCAAACATCGGCCCCCATGGTGTGTTGTATTCCATCCTTCATCAACATCGAGCACACATCGTGCAGTTACATTTCGGGGCCAACCTTCTTGTTATTAGTGGTTATACATATCCAGCTGAAACAAGGGGGGAAGGAAAAGAGGGGGTGCATGGAAAGGAAACAGACAGCTACAGATAGACACTCCTTGAGACCGCAACGGGCCACCTAGCGAGTTTTCCCCCCTTCTTTGGTCGGTATCGATCATATCGCGGCATAAAACGTCGTCGCTGGCTCCTCTTCCGGAACAGACTCCTTGAGCTTCCCTTGCGTGAATCTCCTCAGCATTTCGAGGGCGGCCTTCGGCTGGTCCATGGGGACCATGTGGCCAGCATTGTGAACCTGCATTCGCGCGAACAGAAACAGAGTACTAGTCAGTAATCTAGATGGGCCATGTACTTGTTAGTATTTAGGTAGTATAGCTGAGTTGTTTCAGCGTAAAGTTAGGACCATGCTTTACAAGGCCATCTAGGCACATTTACTGATGCAAAAAGTTTGTTCAAAAAAATCATGGGCCAACTTCTTTCGGATTATTTTTGGGAGCAGTGGGTATATCGAGATAAAGTGAAAAAAAGTGCTTAATCACAGTTCACAAACCTTGAGGAAACTGAGTGCACCGTGGCTCTTCAGAACTCCAGCTTGGGCATCGTCTACCAAGAACGATGATTCAGCGGTTTTGGCAAAGTCTTTCTGACCAGACCATTCCATGGAGTGGACCCACCTTGAGTTTCCTGCTCAAAACATAAACAATGTTACACTTGACATATTAAATGAAATACATCAAATAATCTGATAATGTGTAAGACAATGCAGAACATCAGGCTAAGCATAAACTTTATTTTAACATGTTATTAGGTTAAGTAGGATTCAGAAACTGGGATGCTGGTGTTCTTATTCACCTAGAAAAGGACCTGTAAAGCTCCTGTCATGAAAAGCGAGCTATATCGAGCTACTTATAAATGGGGGACATCTCATTACTTAATTAGTTATGACGAAGCAAATTTGCAGAACGACTCAAAAACATATCGGCTTCAACATATCCTTACCGAGCCAATTGCATATAAGGTCATATTCCCCAGCATATATGAGCACATTGATCCCATCCTCGAGTAGAGCTGGGATGCCGACTTCCAAGTTCCTCATCCAGTCTGTGAGCATCGCTTGATAAACTGAAGTGCTGCATGAGACGAATTCAATGTCACCTACTCCAATCGCCTGTCTGACTGCTTTATCGCCAAAGAACTTCTCCAAGTTTGAGAAGTCGTAGCAGAGTTTCCCTTCGCACTCCTTCCTAACGTCGTAATACTGTAAAGAGGCCATTAGCAAGTTTCAGTTTATAACCGCTAATAATATGTTTCTTAGTCTTAGTCTACTGATGCTATTAGTAAAATTAACATCAGTTTCTCACTTACATTCTTTGTACCAACAAGCTTCATGATAGAGTTGAAGATGCTATTGCAGACCATATATGCTGCCATGCAAGATGCTTTCCCATCTGTACCTGAAACATAAGCATGTCGTTAGGGACATTTTCTTTTAAGAAATCCTCAGGTATCAGGATGTGATTTGAATGTGTTGTTTTGTAGTTAAACAAAATGTGTTGTTTGGTAGAAAATAAACCTAGATACTGTGTAGAATACTTTATTTTTTTACCAAAAAAATGTATGCAACATTAGTTAACCTCATTTATACCCTATAAATGGATTCATTCAACTTTCAAGAAGTTTGACAGTTGGAAATATGTGCATGTTATTCTCAGGCAATGGCATCACAATGCTCTTATCTTTTCCAAATAATAACAAGGAAACAGAGCATTTAGTTCAAAAGCATTTATGTAGTACTGACCACAAAGTTTGATTGCAAATTCACATGGTGGGATGAATTTGTTGATCCTGTCATAGTCAGCTTTCTGAATAAGGTTCATGTCCAACGCGTAGTCTGTGTAGGCCTTGTATTGGATTGCTGGATCTGTGAGGCCATTACCGATCGCAAATCCCTATAATACAAATAAGAGAGACGCATATTAAGAAAGAACCAAATCATCAATAGAGAATTAATAAAGGCAACACGAACTTCGGTAAGGATCTTACCTTCAAGTTTATGTGAGTGCCCTCATTCTTCTTGTTTCCCTGGTGAACTCGGCTCGCAAATGCTGGAATGTAGTGCCCAGCATAGGATTCTCCGGTTATAAAGAAGTCGTTCTTTACAAATTCCGGGTGCTTCTTGAAGAAGACCTGAAATGGGAGTTAAGAACAGATAATTACTACACAGTACTTCTCTGTTTTTGCTATATTCAACAAAATCTAAATAATCAGACCTTAGAACAATAGTACAATATGCAGCTATAATGAAGATATGGTTCTTCTACTTCATCTGGTCTGTTCTGAAGGCTAAATTTTAGGTAAATTATCGTTTACCACCTCTAATGAAGATATGCATTCAATTTGGtatattcatttttttgcgtaagcAAGTCCCCGATTCCAGCCTGAACAATCTATGCGGTACAGACGCACACTATCAGGCATGAGCATCAATGCACACTATGGACAGATTGAAGAGGACACACAATCAGTCTGGGGGGAGGGGGGGTACCTGCCTAACTCTTGGATTGTTCTGGTGGATCAAGGGGTGCAAAAATAGCTAGCTCTGAATGCAGAAAGTACCGAAAACATCTTGTAATGCACTTAATCAGAAACAAAAGGGTCATGCTCCGGTGGGAGTATCCAATCGTAATGGAATTGTTGTGCCTTAAGAAAGCAGAACTGCACTATATATGAGCATATTATTAACTGATACTACCAACCTACTATAAATAGAAGAGTGCCCTGATGTGTTTATTCTTGTTGCTATGTCGTTATACGATGATTAATCTTACACT
Above is a window of Triticum aestivum cultivar Chinese Spring chromosome 6B, IWGSC CS RefSeq v2.1, whole genome shotgun sequence DNA encoding:
- the LOC123135574 gene encoding serine carboxypeptidase 3 → MATTPRLASLLLLLALCAAAAGALRLPPDASFPGAQAERLIRALNLLPGASSGRGLGAGAEDVAPGQLLERRVTLPGLPEGVGDLGHHAGYYRLPNTHDARMFYFFFESRGKKEDPVVIWLTGGPGCSSELAVFYENGPFTIANNMSLVWNKFGWDKISNIIFVDQPTGTGFSYSSDDRDTRHDEAGVSNDLYDFLQVFFKKHPEFVKNDFFITGESYAGHYIPAFASRVHQGNKKNEGTHINLKGFAIGNGLTDPAIQYKAYTDYALDMNLIQKADYDRINKFIPPCEFAIKLCGTDGKASCMAAYMVCNSIFNSIMKLVGTKNYYDVRKECEGKLCYDFSNLEKFFGDKAVRQAIGVGDIEFVSCSTSVYQAMLTDWMRNLEVGIPALLEDGINVLIYAGEYDLICNWLGNSRWVHSMEWSGQKDFAKTAESSFLVDDAQAGVLKSHGALSFLKVHNAGHMVPMDQPKAALEMLRRFTQGKLKESVPEEEPATTFYAAI